A single region of the Triticum dicoccoides isolate Atlit2015 ecotype Zavitan chromosome 2B, WEW_v2.0, whole genome shotgun sequence genome encodes:
- the LOC119362458 gene encoding 60S ribosomal protein L22-2-like, protein MARGTAATAAAAAKGKKKGSVSFVIDCTKPVEDKIMEIASLEKFLQERIKVAGGKAGNLGDSVTVTRDKSKVTVTSDGAFSKRYLKYLTKKYLKKHNVRDWLRVIAANKERNVYELRYFNIAENEGEEED, encoded by the exons ATGGCTCGCggcacggcggcgacggcggcggcggctgccaaGGGCAAGAAGAAGGGGTCCGTCTCCTTCGTGATCGACTGCACCAAGCCCGTGGAGGACAAGATCATGGAGATCGCGTCGCTGGAGAAGTTCCTCCAGGAGCGCATCAAGGTCGCCGGCGGCAAGGCCGGGAATCTCGGCGACTCCGTCACCGTCACGCGCGACAAGAGCAAGGTCACCGTCACCTCCGACGGCGCCTTCTCCAAGAG GTACCTCAAGTACTTGACAAAGAAGTACTTGAAGAAGCACAACGTGCGGGACTGGCTTCGTGTGATCGCAGCCAACAAGGAGCGCAACGTGTACGAGCTCCGGTACTTCAACATCGCTGAGaacgagggcgaggaggaggattAG